A window of Nitrospirota bacterium contains these coding sequences:
- the ppsA gene encoding phosphoenolpyruvate synthase, with protein sequence MKHNLVLWFKDLGKEDIPLVGGKCANLGELYGKIGVPVPDGFAISAYAYQVFLEKNRANEKIDALLADINMDDLGSIQEVSQRIRTHIESLSMPNEIRDAILKAYEGLCKLLGKKTVAVAVRSSATAEDLPDASFAGQQDTFLNVTRKTLLKGVQQCWSSLFTPRAIVYRREKGFAHDQVLISVAVQEMIDSQASGVTFTLEPVTGERDKIVIDASWGLGEAIVSGKITPDEYVVEKGTFRILDRKVFKKEKQIVYDEKGGTRWAMVPKGMQDRQALTDEAIVRLAQYGVQIENHYGVAQDIEWAIDRAGRLFILQARPETVHMVGIKKREERGLMEQEILVRGLGVSPGQGSGEVKVILDVKEISGFHEGEVLVTEMTTPDWVTVMKKASAIVTDLGGKTCHAAIVSRELGIPCVVGTENATKVLKGGEIVTVEGQRGLVFKGAMVEKEAAKPSPALLDVSAQAITATRVYVNLSVPEIAKKVAQETNADGVGLLRAEHMMLEIGKHPRLLIEEGGEQMMVDTFSRGISEVAEAFFPRPVVY encoded by the coding sequence GTGAAGCACAATCTTGTGTTATGGTTTAAAGACCTGGGCAAAGAAGACATCCCGCTTGTGGGAGGGAAATGTGCCAATCTCGGAGAACTCTACGGAAAGATTGGCGTGCCCGTCCCAGATGGTTTTGCCATTTCAGCATATGCCTATCAGGTGTTTTTAGAAAAAAACCGTGCAAATGAAAAGATTGATGCCCTTTTGGCCGATATAAATATGGATGATCTGGGATCGATCCAGGAGGTCTCACAACGAATCAGGACGCATATTGAGAGCCTTTCAATGCCCAACGAGATAAGGGATGCAATCCTAAAGGCATACGAAGGTCTCTGTAAACTGCTTGGCAAGAAGACTGTAGCAGTGGCTGTAAGGTCTTCAGCAACGGCTGAGGACCTGCCAGACGCAAGTTTTGCTGGCCAGCAGGATACGTTTCTGAACGTGACACGAAAAACACTCTTAAAGGGGGTTCAGCAGTGCTGGAGCTCCCTTTTCACGCCAAGGGCCATTGTCTACCGAAGAGAAAAGGGGTTTGCCCACGACCAGGTACTCATCAGCGTGGCTGTTCAAGAGATGATTGATTCGCAGGCTTCAGGGGTCACGTTCACCTTAGAGCCTGTAACGGGTGAGAGGGATAAGATAGTTATAGATGCCTCCTGGGGGCTTGGCGAAGCCATCGTAAGCGGCAAGATTACACCAGATGAATATGTCGTGGAAAAAGGAACCTTCCGCATCCTTGATAGAAAGGTCTTCAAGAAGGAAAAACAGATTGTATACGATGAAAAGGGCGGCACCAGATGGGCTATGGTTCCTAAAGGTATGCAGGACAGACAGGCACTGACGGATGAAGCAATCGTCCGACTGGCGCAGTATGGCGTCCAGATAGAGAATCACTATGGAGTCGCACAGGACATTGAATGGGCTATAGATAGAGCTGGCCGTCTTTTCATACTCCAGGCAAGGCCTGAGACAGTTCACATGGTAGGAATAAAAAAGAGGGAGGAGAGAGGGCTTATGGAACAGGAAATCCTTGTTCGAGGTCTGGGTGTTAGCCCAGGGCAGGGGAGTGGAGAGGTGAAGGTCATATTGGATGTCAAGGAGATTTCAGGTTTTCATGAAGGCGAAGTCCTGGTTACTGAGATGACTACCCCTGATTGGGTTACAGTAATGAAAAAGGCCTCTGCTATTGTTACTGATTTGGGAGGCAAGACCTGCCATGCTGCTATTGTTAGCCGTGAGCTTGGAATACCTTGCGTAGTCGGCACAGAGAATGCCACAAAGGTCTTAAAGGGCGGTGAGATAGTGACCGTAGAAGGGCAGAGAGGTCTTGTATTTAAGGGTGCAATGGTTGAAAAAGAGGCGGCAAAGCCCAGCCCGGCACTCCTTGATGTATCGGCGCAGGCCATCACAGCTACCAGGGTGTATGTTAATCTGTCTGTTCCTGAGATTGCGAAAAAGGTTGCCCAGGAGACAAATGCAGACGGTGTTGGCCTCCTCAGGGCAGAACATATGATGCTCGAAATCGGGAAACACCCGAGACTGCTTATCGAGGAAGGCGGAGAGCAGATGATGGTAGATACCTTTTCCCGCGGTATCAGTGAGGTGGCTGAGGCGTTCTTTCCACGTCCTGTGGTTTACA